The stretch of DNA tataactcaaaaactaaacACCTTCTAAGCTCTTATGCTTCTTAAGGATTGTCACAACTCAACAACCTTATTTATAGAACTAGAAATCCTTTACTAATCCTATTCCTATTAGGAACTAGATACCTCCTAATTCTTAATAAGATAATGATGAGCTCCTATAGTCCTTATCCAACTTGATAAGTCTATCTTGAGATCTAAGCAATGTTGAAGCTTATCCAACACCAAATGTGGTAcataaaaaaactttcaaatgaTCTCACACGACATGGTCGTCTCtgcaacaaaacatatatatggtgGTCGATGGGCATTGAGTAATGATATATACGCATACTATTCATGATTCATGCCACAATGATGGAGTTTACGAACCTTGCACTGTTCAATCTGAACCACAAGGCATTTCACACATACTTCGTCTAGTTTTCATAACTTTCGCCGTTTAGTTGAACCATCATTATGATGGTTCATATTCCATCAAATGCATGCGTATATAATAACCGAACTATActagttttacaaaaaattagATCAGTGTTTTTTTATAACCGAACTGATCAAGGAACCGAACTAATCAAACTAATTACAGAACCGAAATTATCCCAAAATAACGAAGGAACCAGATTTttgagaaatacaaaaaaaccaaaagattggTTAAGTTCGGTTTTGAAATAtcaaaaccgaattaaccgagGAACCAAATTTACCGAACAGAAATTAATTCCGGTGCCGAACCGAACGTGGAAGTGTCAGGGAGTTTAGCTATTCATGTAAGTGTGCCTGGGCCGGAGCAAAGGAATAtcaacttttttaatttgttttgggCTTGTAAATTTATTGGATTTGGTTTGATATTCAAAACTCAGTTAGGGTAAATACGATTCCATATCTCAATCGTTGATTCCGTCGTCTTCtctatctttttctcttcaGAGTCATGTTCGATGCATTTGATTGCTGTTGTTTAAATTTATTCtattagggttttgtgtttcattgaacTTTTTACGGTTGGTATTCTCAATGCATTTGATTACTCATCACCGTTATCATATCTAAAGCATTAGCCGGATTCGTGTATTGCATTTGCGTTTTTAGAGCGTTCGTAGTCTGAAGCAAATTGTTTGACGAaaatggaacaacaacaacaacaacggtatacgtctctctctctctcaccgaCCTTAATTTCTCTGTGAACCCTAATACGAATATTGATTTTTGTtgataattttgattttctttgacAGCAAAATTAGTCGCTTTGTAGTGAACGAGGACATGATCAGTGAGTTGCCTGAAGATTTGCTTCTGCGGATATTGTCTTCACTTCCGACAGAAATTGCTATAACCACTAGTGTTCTGTCTAAACGGTGGAGGTCTCTTTGGAAGATGTTGCCAAATCTCAAATTTAATTCTGGCTATCACCATACATTTTCAGAGAATATTTGCAGTTCTTTAGTTCTACATAAAGCTCCGGTTCTAGAGAGTTTGCGTGTGGAGGTTGCAGATGACAGTGAAGCTTTGGATGTTGGAATATGGATTGGAATTGCTTTTGCACGCCATGTGCGCAAATTGGTACTCAGTTTTCCAtttcaatataaaatttcaGTAAGATTTCCGGTTGCTTTGTGTAGTTTCAATAATACACTAGAGAGCTTGACACTCAAGTTTACAATTCTTCTAGACTTTCCTTCTCGGGTCTGTTTCAAGTCCCTTAGAGAGTTGCATCTTTACTATACACTATTCAAAGAGGAAGAATCTGTTTCAAACCTTTTATCCGGCTGTCCTAGTCTTGAAGATTTGGTGTTGCATCGGCTAAGAAATTACGACCATGTGGAAACTTTAACTATTGCGGTGCCATCGTTACAGAGACTAACCATTGAAGATGATCTCTATGGACGTGTTAAAGGCTATGTGATAATTGCTCCTTCTTTGAAATACTTGATCATCAATGGGTTCGATGGGGTTGAATTTTGTCTGATTCAGAATGTGCCAGAGCTGGTGGAGGCAAAAAtcaccaaaatttttaataatatcaatGAGAACATTCTGGAACCTCTAACTTCAGCCAAACGTCTTTCCTTAGACTTTTCACCCTCAAAggtaatattttgattttaagtttttctctCTACAACTTGGCTAACATTGTTTTGTGTACTACCAATGTTGCCTGACGATACACAGATTAAGTATCCTACTGGTAAAATCTTCTATCAGCTTCTATCTTTGGAGCTGCATACAAACGAAGAAGAGTGGTGTAATCTTCTTTCGCTCATGCTCGATGGTTCTCCTAAATTAAAAATTCTCAAGCTCATCGACGTAAGCCATTTCATAATTAGTCAGctactttcttgtttttttccctttttttccaGTGCTCTTTTGAGTTATATTGATGATGATCTTAAATATTACATTGATATCTCAGTCAAGGTggtatatttttaaagataatctGGTGGACCGGAAATGGAATCAACCGAAATGTGTACCAGAATGTTTGTTGTTCCATCTTGAGACATTAGAGTGGACAGGATACAGATGGCAActagaagatgagaaagaagtggcTACATACATTTTAAAGAACGCAAGACGCTTGAAGAAAGCAACTCTCTCCATAAAAACCATCGAACCTAACGAGCTCGAGAGGTTGGAAAAGAAACGTGAGATGCTCAATGAGTTGGCTAATGTGGTTAGGGCTTCAAATTCATGTCACCTCGTGTGTGAACCTGATATCTACTCTTCTAGTTAATTATTAGGATATTTGTCTGTTCaattaggatttccaatttgTAAGTTTATTTAACTGTTTAGAGGATATGATATGAATGGAAAAGCCAATTTGGATTTACTATATGTAGTTAACAGAGTTCAGGAAGCAGTTCAGCAACACACAAAGATGGGATGAAAGTGCCCAaactactaaaaaatatatctccaattattggttttctcAAATGTTTTGAAGCACAACAAGTACTTGCACATATTCTAGGGTAATTAGCTTAAGTGACATGAGTTGGGGTTCTAAATAAGAATCTAGCACCCATATGAATATAGATCAACCGTCAAACCAAAAGATGCATTAAAATTGCTAAAAATAACTTTTGCATTTTCAAAGCAACATACAGTTTTATGAATATACACCCGCATCTCTGTTTGTGTTAGCATTAAAAAATATGTCCACCAAGACTtgttattttgtgtttgttgaaaTCATCTTCTGAAAAAAATAATCCCATAATAAACACATATATGTGCCAACGAAATTAATATTAGTCTAACCACTTTTTCTGTTTGATTACTTTCAAAAAAATTCGTGACTAATTCAATTTAACTCTTTATTTTGGAGTTCCACAATCTTAGAACATAATTTCCATCATAGAAAAAAACTCACACTATAGACTGTCGACAAAAAATAAACGCACACTATAAAAACAGTTAACTAACTACTCATGTAAGAAGTGGTCATGGCTTGAAGCAAACAAATATACTTTCCTTTGTCTCATTATATTCTAATATTCtctatacaaaaatattaataaaaagtattatatagaaaaacaaaaaaatgtaaactgttgaaaaatatgtatatggaatttataaaatttacattcttattatattaaaaaaaatatatagtcgaTTAGTCCTTGATATTTACAGTATGAATAATAACCGGAggcatatatttattttttgggttttatcttCTCCCCCGAGTCCCTCAATGCATATGTGATAACTGTAGGTGGTATCGTATTAGGGTTTTGTATAGGTAGTTCTGTTACTAATTAAACACAACTATACAAGTGAATCTCATAACCATGCATTATCATACCTATTAGGGACCGTTCGCGTTAGAGTTTGGAGCATTCGTAATCTGAAGCAAattgttttctctatttaaCTAAATAATGGAACAACTACAACGGTATGTCTCTATGTTtcgtttaagttttttttttttctctcggaATAATCCGTTTCTTTGAGGTTTCTTTAATTTCTgtgaactttattttattttttatttatttttgatttttttatacaGCAAAACTGCTGGTGAAGGTTTGAGTAATCGAGGTGTAGTGAGTGAGGACAGGATCAGTGAGTTGCCTGAAGATTTGCTTTTAGATTTATTGTCTTCACTTCCAACAAAAACTGCCATAGCCACGAGTGTTTTTTCTAAAAGTTGGAAATCTCTTTGGAAGTTGTTGCCAAATCTCGAGTTTGATTCTAACCAACATTACCATATCCGTACGTTTTCAGAGTATGTTTCCAGAACGCTGATTCTACATAAAGCTCCGGTTCTAGAGAGTTTGCATTTGGCAGCTGGAGATGAATGTGGTGCTTCGAAGATAGGATTATGGATTGATATTGCATTCGCACGCCATGTGCGTCAATTGGTACTGGATTTGAAGAGGGAGGCTCGATAAGATTTCCGAGTGCTTTGTACAGATGCAATAATACACTCGAGGTATTGGAACTCAGGTGTTCAATTCTTTTAGACGTTCCTTATCTGTTTTGTTTCAAGTCCCTGAGGAAGCTGTACCTTTACCATGTAATGTTCAAAGACGAAGAATCTGTTTCCAACCTTTTCTGTGGCTGCCCTTGTCTTGAAGATTTGGTCGTGGCCAGATTTAGCAAAGCCGATGTGGGGTTTTTCACTATTTCAGTGCCATCATTACAGagactaaccttaaaatgtgattactatggagatgatgatggagGCTATGTGATAAATGCTCCTTCTTTGAGATACTTGAACATCAATGGGCTCATTTGGCATAAATGTTGTCTCATTGCAGATGCGGCAAAGCTGGTGGAGGCAATAATCACCAAAGTCTCTTATATAAAGAATGAGAACATCCTGGAATCTCTAACTGTAGCAAGACGTCTTTCCTTAGACTTATCACCATTGGAgaaaaaattttagatttaagatttttttcacGGGGTTGTCTCTGCAACTTGGCTAACATTGTTCTGTTGTGTCGTAATACTGCCTGATGATGCACAGATTAAGTATCCTATTGGTAAAAGCTTCTATCAGCTTTTATCTTTGGAGCTGCATACAAACAAAGAAGAGTGGTGTAATCTTCTTTCACTCATGCTCGATAGTTCTCCTAAATTGCAAATCCTCAAACTCATCGACGTAAGCCATTACATTAGTCAACTACCTTTTTCCCCATTGCTCTTTCAGGTATTTTAATTAGTGATCTTAAATATTACATTGATCTCAGTCAAGAAGGCAATATCTTGATAAAGATAAGCTGGTGGACCGGAAATGGAATCAACCAAAGTGTGTACCTGAATGTTTGTTGTTCCATCTTGAGACATTCGTGTGGACAAGATACGAATGGCAACGAGAAGAGGAGCATGAAGTTGCCACATACATTCTTAAGAACGCAAGACGCTTGAAGAAAGCAACTCTCTCCACATACCCCATCGAACCTAAAGAGCTCGAGAAGTTGGAAAAGAGACGTGAAATGCTCTCATTCCTCTCATTGAGCAGATCAAACAAAGAATTGGATCCTGGTCAGCTCGTTTCCTCTCGTATGCGGGTCGACTCAACTTAATTAGTTCTGTTCTTTGGAGTATATGCAATTTCTGGTTAGCTGCTTACCGCCTTCCCCGAGAGTGCATTCGAACTGTGGAGAAGATCTGTTCAGCGTATCTTTGGTCTGGACAAGAGCTTAATACAAACAAAGCCAAGGTCTCCTGGGCGGACGTTTGTAAACGGAAAGCTGAAGGGGGATTAGGTCTGTGGTCTCTGCAAGAAGCAAATGATATCAGCTGTTTGAAGCTAATTTGGCGTCTTATCTCTTGCGAGGATTCACTGTGGGTTAAGTGGGTGAGACAAACTCTTCTCAAGAGCTCATCTCTCTGGTCAGTTGAGGCAACGCAGCTGGGCTCGTGGAtgtggaaaaaaatattgaagtttCGGGATGTAGCAAAACCTTTCACTAGGACTACGGTCAATGATGGTATGAGAACTTCATTCTGGTTTGATAACTGGTCTAGTCTAGGTTCTCTCATGCCTCTAGTTGGCTCGCGGGGAATCATTGATATGGGTATCGGTCAACAGGCCACAATAGCTGAGGCTTGGCACCGCCGTTGGAGATGTCATCGCACAGCCCAACTTACTTCAATAGAGGACGCGTTACACGCGCAATGGCTTAACTGTAACTCAGAGGTTGATAAAGTTTTATGGAAAGGGAAGAATGATGAGTATAAAGCTGTTTTTGTAAACGTGATTGCTTGAAGATCAAGCAAGATCTTCTCAAATCTCTTCGGCCCGTATGTTCTAAAGGAAACAATATATTCTTGCAGTTATTATGTTATCAAGGATTGGTTCTCTGAAGGCAACGGTCCACGGATTCAAGAGATTAAGGCAGAGCTAGCCTTTTGTCGTCAAGGGAACATGACTGTGATCGACTACTATGGGAAGTTACAGGTCTTGTGGGAAGATCTGCAGGCGAGTCCACTGAAGGGATTGAGTTTCCAATTTCCAAGTACATTGACTGCAGTCAGTTTTCACCTAAGTATCGATCTTTTCTGGCAGCTATCATTGCGGGAACAGAGCCTACTACGTTTCGTGATGCTGTTGCCTACAAAGAATGGCGTGAGGCTATGCAAAAAGAGATTGATGCTCTTGAATCGAACCAAACATGGACTGTGACAACGTTGCCACCGGGGAAGAAAGCCATCGGCTGCAAGTGGATCTATAAGCTCAAATATCGAGCTGATGGAACATTGGAGTGCCACAAAGCTAGACTTGTGGTGTTGGGGAATAATCAGAAAGAAGGAGTGGACTATGATGAAACGTTTGCTCCGGTAGTCAAGATGACTACGGTACGCACGTTTCTTGAAGTTGCTGCAGCAAAAAAATGGGACCTACACCAAATGGATGTCAATAACGCTTTCTTGCATGGAGATTTGGAGGAAGAAGTTTATATGCAGCTTCCACCTGGGTTCCGCAATAGGGAAGATAGAAATTCGGTTTGCTTGCTGAAGAAGTCTCTGTATGGCTTGAAGCAAGCTCCGCGGTGTTGGTTTGCTAAGTTGAAAGGAACACTTACAAAATATGGTTTCAAAGAGTCTCAGGCTGATTATTCTATGTTTCACTTACGACAAGGAACTTCTGAGATATACATTTTGGTGTATGTAGATGATCTTATCATTGGTGGTAATGATGCAGCGGGGATTGCAAAATTTAAAGAGTATTTAGGAAACTGTTTTTACATGAAAGACTTGGGGTCTTTAAAATACTTCGTGGGGATTGAAGTAGCACGGAACAACGAAggtatttttctttgtcaaagaaAATATACGCTTGATATTATCAGTGAGGTGGGATATCTCGGTTCACAGCCTGTTTTTTTCCTATtgaacaacaacacaaacttgCTCTCTCCGATGGTCCGCTTCTGAAAGAACCTGAACGTTATCGGCGCTTGGTAGGGCGGCTTGTGTATCTCCTGGCTACACGACCAGATTTAACTTATGTGGTTCACGTTCTGTCTCAGTTCATGCAGAATCCTCGAGCAGATCATTGGAACTGTGCGTTACGTGTGGTGCGCTACTTGAAGGGAACACCGGGACAAGGTGTGTTGTTGCGTTCGGAGAGTGATTTGAAGTTGTATGGTTGGTGTGACTCTGACTGGGGGGATGTCCCCTTTCCAGACGGTCCATAAGTGGCTGGTTTATCACACTTGGTTCCTCTCCCGTTTCTtggaaaactaaaaaacaaaaggtgGCCGCACGATCTTCCGCAGAAGCAGAGTATCGTTGCATGGCACTTACTGTTAAAGAGATAGAGTGGTTACGTCATCTTCTCGGGGACTTTGGAGTGTCCCAACGGGAGCCAACGGAGTTGAATTGCGACAATCAAGCATCTTTGTACATTGCAGCCAATCCAGTGTTTCATGAACGAACTAAAGGCGTAGAGATCGATTGTCATAATGTCCGTGATGCTATACAAGCTGGAGCAATACGAACACGGAAGGTTCACACTAAGGAGCAGCTTGCTGATGTTTTTACTAAAGTTCTTGGCCGTCACGAGTTTGAGAACATAGTGTCCCAGTTGGGCGTTTGGAATCCGCATGCTCAACTTGCAGGGGGGTGTTAACGTTATTGCTTGAAGATCAAGCAAGATCTTCTCAAATCTCTTCGGCCCGTATGTTCTAAAGGAAACAATATATTCTTGCAGTTATTATGTTATCTCGTAAAGAtcttgtatgatatgtatataatGTAACCTTTCTCTCCAATGAATGAAAAAAACACGATTGGGCGAGCCTGAACCTTACTTTACATGTTAACGTGATTGCTTGAAGATCAAGCAAGATCTTCTCAAATCTCTTCGGCCCGTATGTTTTAAAGGAAACAATATATTCTTGCAGTTATTATGTTATCTCGTAAAGAtcttgtatgatatgtatataatGTAACCTTTCTCTCCAATGAATGAAAAAAACACGATTGGGCGAGCCTGAACCTTACTTTACATGTTAACGTGATTGCTTGAAGATCAAGCAAGATCTTCTCAAATCTCTTCGGCCCGTATGTTTTAAAGGAAACAATATATTCTTGCAGTTATTATGTTATCTCGTAAAGAACTTGCTTGATGTCTATTTAACTGTTTAGAAGAGATGAATGGAAAAGCCAGTTTCGATTTACTATATGTAGTTAACAGAGTTCAGGACGCAGTTCAGCAACACACAAAGATGGGATGAAAGTGCCCAAATTATTGGTTATCTCAAATGTTTTGAAGAATAAGTACTTCACATATTCAAGGGTAATTGGCTTAAGTTGACGTGAGTTGGGGTTCTAACTTCTTAATAAGAATTAAGAAGGTCTAGCACCCATATTTTTAGTGGGCAACCGTCAAAGCAACATATGTTTGTGTtagcattaaaaaaatatgttcacCAAGACTCATTATTTTGTGTTTACTGAAATCATCTTCTGTAAAAAAATAACCCCATGATAAActactaatatattttccaaCGAAAATAATATTAGTCTAACCACTTTTTCTGTTTTGACTACTTTCAATTaaactcttttattttggaGTTCTACAATCTTGAAAAAAACTGACTCTTAATTTGTGCAATTTAGAGCGATGAATGACTCTGTTAATTTGTTAAAGGGCCGAGTTAAGAAAGCCCGTTAAGAGGAAAACGATCGGTCTCATTTAGGTTTCTCACactcttttgtcttttcccAGTCTCCAAATCTTCTTGTGCTAGCTCGAGTGAGTGACTGTAACTGTAAGAGGGGTGATATgttcaaatttaccctagagctactttctcaaattaagagatcactgcagtattTAGGAGTCGAATTCCACAAgtactcaagactacacaataaattatagagttttataattatgctaaacagattaaattgaattaaaaatagcaatgcaaaatattaaataaaactgttgtaaattcagaagatcaaaaagctaggcctagggaatttctcaggaaattatgaaatattaaatcaatcaataaattaggattcaaacaattaagaacagatctagaactctaaacacttttgtaaattaaatcagttctcactgcaaataatatctaaatttaaaaccNNNNNNNNNNNNNNNNNNNNNNNNNNNNNNNNNNNNNNNNNNNNNNNNNNNNNNNNNNNNNNNNNNNNNNNNNNNNNNNNNNNNNNNNNNNNNNNNNNNNNNNNNNNNNNNNNNNNNNNNNNNNNNNNNNNNNNNNNNNNNNNNNNNNNNNNNNNNNNNNNNNNNNNNNNNNNNNNNNNNNNNNNNNNNNNNNNNNNNNNNNNNNNNNNNNNNNNNNNNNNNNNNNNNNNNNNNNNNNNNNNNNNNNNNNNNNNNNNNNNNNNNNNNNNNNNNNNNNNNNNNNNNNNNNNNNNNNNNNNNNNNNNNNNNNNNNNNNNNNNNNNNNNNNNNNNNNNNNNNNNNNNNNNNNNNNNNNNNNNNNNNNNNNNNNNNNNNNNNNNNNNNNNNNNNNNNNNNNNNNNNNNNNNNNNNNNNNNNNNNNNNNNNNNNNNNNNNNNNNNNNNNNNNNNNNNNNNNNNNNNNNNNNNNNNNNNNNNNNNNNNNNNNNNNNNNNNNNNNNNNNNNNNNNNNNNNNNNNNNNNNNNNNNNNNNNNNNNNNNNNNNNNNNNNNNNNNNNNNNNNNNNNNNNNNNNNNNNNNNNNNNNNNNNNNNNNNNNNNNNNNNNNNNNNNNNNNNNNNNNNNNNNNNNNNNNNNNNNNNNNNNNNNNNNNNNNNNNNNNNNNNNNNNNNNNNNNNNNNNNNNNNNNNNNNNNNNNNNNNNNNNNNNNNNNNNNNNNNNNNNNNNNNNNNNNNNNNNNNNNNNNNNNNNNNNNNNNNNNNNNNNNNNNNNNNNNNNNNNNNNNNNNNNNNNNNNNNNNNNNNNNNNNNNNNNNNNNNNNNNNNNNNNNNNNNNNNNNNNNNNNNNNNNNNNNNNNNNNNNNNNNNNNNNNNNNNNNNNNNNNNNNNNNNNNNNNNNNNNNNNNNNNNNNNNNNNNNNNNNNNNNNNNNNNNNNNNNNNNNNNNNNNNNNNNNNNNNNNNNNNNNNNNNNNNNNNNNNNNNNNNNNNNNNNNNNNNNNNNNNNNNNNNNNNNNNNNNNNNNNNNNNNNNNNNNNNNNNNNNNNNNNNNNNNNNNNNNNNNNNNNNNNNNNNNNNNNNNNNNNNNNNNNNNNNNNNNNNNNNNNNNNNNNNNNNNNNNNNNNNNNNNNNNNNNNNNNNNNNNNNNNNNNNNNNNNNNNNNNNNNNNNNNNNNNNNaaaaccctaaacctaacaatcaaactactcagacataatcaatgaagaacaagacatctttctgaataataagcaattgaaattaaaagagtaagaaggagtttagaaattttctctacaaagcagatctgatctctctctcccaaagctctcaaaatctcacagggttgcaggaaaaataaaacttgatagaataaaacttaagggtttggaaaacctaaaaactatatatatatgtcctaaaacacgtcagggactagtcttgcaaatatggaaaacttcgggcaactttgtaaaacttccaaatttggcttctctcgtcggtttggactgggtgtcgaacgatgctaaggcagtgtcgatcgacaccatctcctctgatcgattccaagttgatttctagctgattattgctccaaattgctccactttgctccttccatgctaaaaacctataaagactcaaaaataatctagaaacaaatgaaaagacactaaaagactccttatatcatggttaaaaaccacaaaaaccatgatatatcaactcccccagacttagcctttgcttgccctcaagcaaaacaaaagcttagacatgtgaaagaggtttgaaaacagggaactcactcaattgcatgatgattcttattcacactcttcatttttctgactcaagaacttacttcttatactcaaccatgataagcatcaacattccttactcaaatcccacaatcctctggaatctctgaaatctccattgtcatctcattagtcaatattaaagcacaaataaggtgaattcttaccttgggtgtattgatcagtggcatatggactcttttcaggccaagactttcttcttacatctcctttcctctcccttttctcacttccaNNNNNNNNNNNNNNNNNNNNNNNNNNNNNNNNNNNNNNNNNNNNNNNNNNNNNNNNNNNNNNNNNNNNNNNNNNNNNNNNNNNNNNNNNNNNNNNNNNNNNNNNNNNNNNatgatggcaccagctgtagccaagaaagatcttcctaagatgagaggatctttaggctcttgatcatacttcagcaccacaaagtcagtgggaatcattaagttgccaaccttaactggaatatcctctaaaacaccttcaggagttcttcgggagcgatcagccaagataagagaaatctgagttggcttgaattttgtcatcccaagtctcacagcaacagaatgtggcatcaagttgatgctagagccaaggtcacaaagtgagtgagaaaaccttcctgctgagatagagcaatcaagaacaaagcttccaggatctggtaacttcttagcagtcctacattgaatgattgcactcacttccttagagacaaccacctcctgcttcttctccttcttcctctgtgaaggctggtttaacagaattgcactgacatccttagtaagcagtgctccttcttcagggctcaaaccattggataccattctctttaCATAGCGTtttagtggtggtgaaagcttcactgcatcaatcaatggcatctcaatcatcaccttgtccatcattgccttgcatctagcttcctccatctcctgcttcttctccttcttggcttgggaaaaggaaccttaggcttgtagacccttTCAACCacagctggaacctgagattttgtgttttccgCATCTGACTTagatgggtgtcgaccgacacccaggtggtgtcgatcgacaccatcatctggaTCCGACAGATTGGCcgatttttctccttgttctgcagaaacaatttcaccatcatcttcatctctcactgatatggcattgcaagcatgtctggggtttgactcagttNTACCTGAGGGCTCTGaagtatggaatgatgactcttctgtttgggaacaggtttctgacttggagcattTGTTTTGGACAAGCTTTGTCGCGGACGTGGaggggtgttgatcgacaccctcttggtggcatcgatcgacactgagcctgatgctcgtgttgcagaaactttttcaacagaaaaagtctgtccatcaatagtaggagccctcctcagcttatccatctcaaaattcaaactcaaaccatccacattcagtgctatgtgtcccttctgcacatcaatgatggcaccagctgtagccaagaaagatcttcctaagatgagaggatctttaggctcttgatcatacttcagcaccacaaagtcagtgggaatcatgaagttgccaaccttaactggaatatcctctaaaacaccttcaggaattcttcgggagcgatcagccaggataagagaaatctgagttggcttgaattctgtcatcccaagtctcacagcaacagaatgtggcatcaagttgatgctagagccaaggtcacaaagtgagtgagaaaaccttcctgctgagattgagcaatcaagtacaaagcttccaggatctggtaacttcttagcagtcctacattgaatgattgcactcacttc from Camelina sativa cultivar DH55 chromosome 9, Cs, whole genome shotgun sequence encodes:
- the LOC104715451 gene encoding FBD-associated F-box protein At3g49020-like, which codes for MEQQQQQRKISRFVVNEDMISELPEDLLLRILSSLPTEIAITTSVLSKRWRSLWKMLPNLKFNSGYHHTFSENICSSLVLHKAPVLESLRVEVADDSEALDVGIWIGIAFARHVRKLVLSFPFQYKISVRFPVALCSFNNTLESLTLKFTILLDFPSRVCFKSLRELHLYYTLFKEEESVSNLLSGCPSLEDLVLHRLRNYDHVETLTIAVPSLQRLTIEDDLYGRVKGYVIIAPSLKYLIINGFDGVEFCLIQNVPELVEAKITKIFNNINENILEPLTSAKRLSLDFSPSKVIF